AAATTAATTTGAAACAATTTCTGAGAcagttttccatattgaatatgCTTAGAGAATATGTGCAATGTTTACATCTTCATCTATTTGAAAGTATCTTTGTTCAGGACACAGAAAAAGCTGTCATAGATTAACCTTACTTCACTCTTAAGAACCAAATTAGGACgaacttttattaaaataattgcaTCTTCATGCATGACATTAGTtaattttgatataaaaaatatcaaaactcAAGATACtaaatttctgtatttttctAGATGCCGAAAAATATATGGCCCGCCAAaattttttcttgatttttggCCCGCTTCTAAAAATGTTAGCCCATTAAAGTTAGTGACAGTATTCTATTAGGTTAAATGAAGAACAGTGAGGCGAGCTAGAAAAGGTTAGCATTAATTCATTACTAAATTATACAAAGGCGGCCTTAGGCTGTAGCCCCACTCGCCACCACCAAATAGGCCTATACCGATGGCCGTGCAGTTTAATTTGTCAAAATACAATAATGTGAAGTTTAGTACTTCAAGAAACATTGGGGTTTATTTCAAAGTATGCATAGAGAAGAGTTCAAGATTAGAAGTAAGCCTTCTTATTTTATTCTGGTAAACCAGttacacaaactaaaaactcaaaatatctaggtgtaataataaatggaaaataatcATATAGCTCtcatattgataaaattattttttaaaaaagcaaaaaaaagcaTTTGGATTTATTAAGggacatttttacaaatcaaacaggaaaataaaactaaaacgttatttaaccttagttaggccaatattagaacaTGTATCCTCTATTTGGGATtcatcaactcaagaaaacattaagaaacattagaacaaatgcaaaatagagaagtgagatttataacaaacgaatatttacatttactttttagagacacttcagtaCAGAAgaatgaaaagtaaagtagcaataatacgtAAAActttgaaccataatttacaaatagaaaaacaaaaccaaaatagAGTCACATgtcttatttcatatgctagaACGGATTCATGTAAGTGCTCCTTCCATTTTGTCATTTAATAATGGAATtttatggaatgggttgtctgaatcatccaagaaaaccaatgacttagcagagtttaagtcactgattaacatgcaagaCTATATTGACACgtaatgcgtaggacgtaattatcttctcttttgaagtaacgtctgtaaccTATTGATATGATGAGATCGTCTGTAATCTACAAGACAAGAtcatctgtaatctataagataagtcTTCCCTTACAATACGTTTGCAGCGGATATAACTGCTCTTTAAGTGTTGTTGCTACATAATGTTGGAGGAGTATGAAGTGtagtttttaattattgttacatttcCATTTTAATTCATGAGGACTTTAATAACATCAAAtccagttttataattaaagggagttaataaaagaaatatttttccgAGACATTTACAAACGGTAATTGTCTCTCTTTATTTTGACTTAAGTTTTAATATGTAGGGCTTGTTGGATTATGCATTTCAGTGTTCCTCCTCAGATTTATGCTATAATGACCATCACCACAAGATTTGCGTTAAAAAATTCAACTATAATAATTGTAATTGTAGATTATTTTCAGTCACAATGATACACtctcaaaataaatatacagaACAGACCCACGTCTTTCCACTGTTACTCCTGAATTGTTTTATTTGCAAGAGTTTTAGCCAGTTCGCaaggacataaaaaaaaatgctaataatgttattttatataatttaatttttgtctGCAAAGATCTTGACTCATgcacaaacaattttttttaaagattttatataAACGTTTAATAGAATGCAAATTTAAGggttttttttggaaaataaaacTGACGTTGATCAATTCACTCGGAATACCACGATCCATTTTATGTCCTAAAGTTAGTCCTAGCCAATCATTGCTGGTAATGTTACACGTCTTGGTACATCAACATAAACAAGTCCTCAATGAGCTCCCCAATTTATTCCAGGAGATCCAGATTTAGTTGAGTTAATCTTTGTGagtattagatctatttttattattaagatCATTTTTATACTGACTGCCATTTAACATATTATTATTGTGCATAATTATCTGCCAGTTAATTTATATAAGCCAACCTTCAATCTATgaagaaaaatatgaaaaataataacGGTAAGATTTGCTGAGATAACTATGTTAGGGTCATAATGTTTGTCTGCCTAATGTGAAGTTACATTAACCCATGGTTTATACAAATATCAGCATTAGGGTAAAATCGTATTAGTAAAACGTAGAATTGTGCACAAAGAATATCGCAGTCGATTAGAATACAATCTAATATCATAGTAGATTAGAATCCTACAATCTAATAtcatagtgggaagcgtggtcgagaggctaaggaCGCttggcttgaggttcgacacctgactcgagcagagttgtgtttactgagtgcctaaaagcaacacagaaaaccttctcccagataccacttctcccccccccccccccccccccccccgctggtCCGCAAATGAGATAtgaaccatagcgctctgaggaTGCTATTAGTATGAAAGTAGCGCCATTTAGAAGCTAACATTATTATTAGAATACAATCTAATCTCCTTGTAGATTAGACTGTAGTTCGTCCAATCCATTAGAATACAATTTAGTGAGGTGCTCTTTCAATTATAGAGTAGACGACCATCCTTTCCTCTAACATTGAAGAAGAAGGTGAATCATGTTGAAATCCAGTTAGAGAATTAGGTTTCTTTCCTCTGCCTCAATCTAAATAGATCAAGATAAGTAAGGAATCTCTAATGCATATTTTCCAAAATATACAATTTCTTAAGTATAGATTTTCCCAAATATAGAATAGCCAATATAGAATATCAAGAAAGTATAGAATTCCCAATATAGAATATCAAGAAAGTATAGAATTCCCAAAATACAAAATCTCTATAAAATTCCCAATATAGAATATCAAGAAAGTATAGAATTCCCAAAATACAGAATCTCTATAAAATTCCCAATATAGAATATCAAGAAAGTATAGAATTCCCAAAATACAGAATCTCTATAAAATTCCCAATATAGAATATCAAGAAAGTATAGAATTCCCAAAATACAGAATCTCTAAAAAATTCGCAATATAGAATATCAAGAAAGTATAGAATTCCCAATATAGAATATCAAGAAAGTATAAAATTCCCAATATAAAATATCAAGAAAGTATAGAATTTACAAAATACAGAATCTCTATAAAATTCCCAATATAGAATATCAAGAAAGTATAGAATTCCTAATATAGAATATCAAGAAAGTAtagaatttacaaaataaagaatCTCTATAGAATTCCCAATATAGAATATCAAGAAAGTATAGAATTCCCAATATAGAATATCAAGGAAGTATAGAATTTCCAAAATACAGAATCTCTATAAAATTCCTAATATAGAATATCAAGAAAGTATAAAATTCCCAATATAGAATATCAAGAAAGTAtagaatttacaaaataaagaatCTCTATAGAATTCCCAATATAGAATATTAAGAAAGTATAGGATTTCCAAAATAATTTCTAATGTTTGAAATCAGTTCAATATTAATAGGAAGTAAATGTAACAAGAATGTTCATTGTATTTatcaaataatgtttttgtaagTGTTTGACTCTATTTACATGAAATCAAATTTTAACTGAATCAAAACAATCCCTTCTCCAATGTTAAACTAACAATCTTGGATTCTATTTGTATCACAGCTCATCTTTACTGatcacatataaatatattgccATGAATGAAAAGAAGAAGACACTGATGTCATGTATGATAGTATTACACACTTTTCTAATAAAcaacaggttgtttttttttttagctcaatCCGTGTGTCTATCTAATTTTTTATCATTccattgaaattgtgcacatttattcaaagtccatgacaatacatgaataaaaaattaaccattaattaattagtaaatcaattagtagtaattaattaattcattcattcattttgttttatatagaagaaGGGAGTTAAATACTGCAGTTTTGATAAAAAATGACAGTGATTTTGAGGTTCTTCCTTAaatataagctatgttttttaaaaatatatttttaaaaagtttattttttcataaCAACACTTATGATACCAAACATAATAGCCCCAGATTGAACACAATAAACCACAAACATTTGTCATGTAACTTTTAATATTCATGAATTCTAATAGACATGTATGACATTGGTTCCattcataaatataaacaatacttTATTTCTTAAAAGTCAGGATAACATTAAGCACCATACTTTGAtagctaaaaatagatttttggtCAAACATTGCATTTTAATTGCACtgcatttcatttctcttaacTGTCTATCCTCTTTCTAATACAATTTAAGTTCATTTCTGGGTATTCCAACCCTGTCTCTCCCTCACTCTGCACCATCCTTCTAATAAGCACAAAGATTATAGTCTGCATTTACAAATAGTTCTTTGAATAGAACTTTTTCTccaacggaacactttgcatacTCTGAATATTTGTCGGAactctttgtttattttttttagagagattagttCACATGGTGGTctaatagttaattattccagtagttcgtggaggATCTATTCAGGCCTGGGAAACAGATTGACTGTTTTCTATTAAATTATAGTTTCTATCAGTGTTAGGTAAATACCTGGCAGTGGTTAAATGAATTGCATGCTAATCTATGGGCAAGAGGAGATGATGTAGAAACAGAAGCTTATCTTTCAATGAGCATGATATCATTCAATGTACACAAGAACTTGCTAGTCATGTCCAACCTTAGGCTTTCAGAGCTGGTTACATTTGGACTTGATGCTGACTTATTGTTAATTGTTGGACCACATTTTCAACTGCTGTAACTTACAACAGAAAACTACTGGTTTAGTCAGTCAATATGCAACAATTATAATTTTCTATAaaacactaaatctagatctatatctgatgggggaaaaataaaacaaaaataatcataatcaaaattctttacaatgtatttataaCTTTTATGGCTGTACCAGTTCCTCAAACAGatctatgtatataaaaaaaaaatctgattgttaataacatttgtatatttaaacaactaaaaatattctaaaaatagatgTCTCCAGCTTAAGCTGTATTATAGACACTCTTAGGCTGAACAAACATCAGAAAATATATAAGagcaaaaaagaaattaagcaTAAAATATAGTGTAGGCTAATTGTTTGATTATATTTCTAATTTAGATTCAGGTATTATTCTTTCTGTTTCATTATCTAACAATAGAGGAAAGACAGAATAggcttttaaaatattgaaatgacAAAACAGTGTATCTAAGTTTcaattaattatcttcttttttaaaaagattataaTAAAGCTTGCTAGATCAAAAAGTAGAAGcttgtatttttctttaagGTCATAGGGTTAACTGTACATTTTATAACCAAatcataatattaatattatttatatggCATGTTTTTAAGGCTCTGGTCCTCTTTCATGAACATGTGTGGAaagttttgtttgacatgtttctgatgtttcttcagaattgaagttgttacatcctagcccagaGCTCCCTCAGGACGTCATTGGATGGTGGCAGCCaaggttcaaacccaggaccatcgtgACAACACTCCATAAGCACAAagaccacatgaccaggcaagCCACATGGCAGATGTTTTCCATTTAGGCGcccagcaaacacaactctgtttCAAATTTGTCTACattgggattcaaactcaagcccaCCCTCACAACTCCTCAGCTAGGTAGTTAAGCAGTTTATAACACTCAGCCAGTTACACATCCCAAAATATAAAGTTCTAAGCTTTATATTCAaaggaatttaaaaatacaattcaaGTGCTTCTCTCTATTTCACACCACCTCAATTGTTGTTcaagtgaaacattttttaaatagtttgttcttcttcctccaacatCTCATTTGTCAACCATTTCATTTATTCCATTGTTGTAAGGAGATAGTCAATTACTGTTTGAAAACTAATACATAGTTTGTGAAGTAACTAGATTCAAGAGAATGATACATTTATAGTTAGACTAGAACTTCATATTCATTTAGcattataaatagaaaaaagtttttacagCTTACTTTGACGTCAATAGCAGATTTGAATTtgatatgtttttaatttttttttacaagatctAATACTAAGCAACAAATATTCTTAAGTTTagtgggcacgacatggcctaaagtgtgccgatgtgccaaaaaactcaaactcatacTCTTAAGTTTAATAATGGTGTCATAAAGAAATCAAGAGATAATTATATCAACctgtaaataacaaaaaaaaaacaactttttcttttaaaagggaGGTCGCTGTTATCGCTGTTAAAACAAAttggttaaaatttttttatccCTATCTTAAAActaattaaactttaaacacGATACAAAAACttacaatttctttaaaaaaaaaaaaattgtatatttaaaaatatatttcaattgtacacttcaaaaaaaagttatttacatATAGATTTGTTTCTACCAGCTCAATGCTTCAATAGATTGAGAATAAaataacaacacaaaaaaatattttgatatattGAAATACATCAATCAGTTCTTACAGCAAGAATTATACAGAAGAAAAGTGACAACTTTCCTTCTAaatattataacttataacacaaatattcatattattttttgttcttcttttcataaatatatatgtcataTACATGTCACAGCCATTTTGAGAGCTTAAAATTACAACACACACGCAGTTTATTCTAATAGTtttaagaggaaaaaaaaccccaaaaaactaaaatttttttttaaagaaatcacaTAATAAGATTCTATATACACTTTTCTCCTCTTGAAAATAAGTTTTTCAAACTTGCAAATcaatatatttcatattttaccTGTCAGTTAACTATAAAAGAATAGgattaatgttgttgttttttcaaattgtacccagtaatataaaaatttgcTGCCAGCTATTTtgagatcatttttttttctggtaaatgacaaagaaaaaaaaagacttcaaaGATGGCAGACCATTGTATATCATTTGTCTCAATTACAGATGGGaagaaacacaatttaaaacattcaaaactatgtaattaaaagaaataagttaCAATAGTGACAAATCCAAAGCTGAAATtgaattttctattttattgctATCTAAATGTATATAGAAGATCAAaccaattaaaattttaatataatcattaagttaaagaaaaatgtgtaaaaatatatGATGTATAAAAATTGCACAATTCCCatttgaattaattaaaatattgttttgtaaaatgtcacCAAATATAAGCATCACaatttattgaataaaatactGTAACATAAATATGAAAACAGAAATTCACAACATTTAGAGAACTGTTGATCATGTACAAAGTTCAAAATGGACACAAGAGTCagtaaaaatcaaaataaaacatttcttggAATTATATCTGTTTCTTTCAGGTGAAACAGTTTTCAGTGTCAGAGTTCAATGCCTTGATAGTAGACTTCTTTTTTTCCTGCTTAAAATGCTAAATTGGATCATATAGTGACCCTTGACTTCTAAGCATAAGACTCTCCAAGGTTTTTCTGGTTTGACCACTTACAATGCTGTTAGTATGTCCAGATTTGTTAAATCTGTCATTCAAAACTGAGATAATTAGCAACATAGATTTTTGTCACAAAATCACTGCTTGAGAGGCAAAGTTTGATCATCATCACTAGTTTGTGTTTGGGGATACGATTGCGAAGTTATCTTTGGGTCATTCTGTGGATTTAAAAGTGGATTGATCTCCGATTCATAAGGAGGCGGGGGCGCATCTGACATGACGTAAGGCGGTGGCAAATCTGGATTATAGGGTGTTTCCAATTTAGGATAAAGCTGGGGTGGGCTTGACAAAGACTCTAAAGGTGGTGCTGTGAAGTATCAAAAGTAATGAAAGTTAGTCACCTAGCTCAATAATTTCAATTGAATATAATCGTACATACAATATTCTGTCAGGGATTTATACAAGTCATTGGTTCGAATCACTCTTTCTGCTTTCTACATCATTTATGGATAAATAATaagcattatgaaacaaaaaaattaaattacgaagcatggtggctgagtggtagaacATCTGGCAGAAATACCTAGGGTCTCGAACTCAATTTATCATTGAGATTGGGAgtgctaaataaataaaaacatttgtgtgAATATTTAATTCCATGATTCTACCTTGCATAATTGGGCaagaaaacaaattttgttGCTCAATATCAAACTAATCTCAAATACAATGTGAGGTACATATAACATGGTTCTCTAATAAAGAGCAGTCATAACAAGTAGCAATCAATGGGCCTAAATTTAAGGAATGAAAAATGTTGTgaagtatttgtgtgtgtgtgcataattCTGTTGTAACCATAAGTAATTCTATCCCAGATATATAGGGGAGTGATAGTTATAAGTAATTCCATTGCAGTTGAGGTGATATATAGGGGAATGAAAGTTGAAGTCAAAGAGACGAGTGACAGAAAGACGAAGTTTAAAGTGagttttgtattttgttcttattattcaagttattaatatttcaattggtatctagatagatctacattgaaGTTGAGTCTGTGTATATTTGTCACTAAAAGTTACAATCAGTTTTGTTCTATACAAAAAAGTTGAAGTTAAATTCAAATTTTGCATTAAGAAATTAATACGCCTACAAAAAGTTTTGTTTAGCTCTTTATAGCTACAACCTAAGCATCATGTATTTACaataaactaacaaaaaatcattttctgTAGCTCAAGTTTTTTTGCAggacaattaattattgatttgttgtttttctgtaaataaatattttccttAAAGAacgtggcaaaaaaaaaagatttactgctgcagggtgCAAAAGATTAACATATAGGAAACCATGATTTACTAGCAGGCTTTCATGTTTgtaagaaaagtaaagttcccccttcagTTCTTACTATCtgtagggtagatgatgtaaaggtcttttttttctgtggctcacggtcaatgaaggtgtcatgtggccaccacaaTGAACAcacccaactaacgtcaggcacccattagagttgggtggacaaaGATTtgccctaaccctaaccataaTTAAAAATCCCGGTCTTCACCACTCAGCCTCCTTCCTATATGTatgtctatttatattttttcataAAGAACTTGGAAAGTATcagatttaaaatgaaaaaataaagtctAGTCATGTCCCTCTAAACAGAGACAAATCGATACGATCATGGCCCGATTCGGGCTAATATGGTTTCATTGGGTAAGGAACCCTATAGAAAAGTTAAATGTCACAGATACTGTTTACAAGAAGAGCTAGGTTACAAGACTTTACCTGTTGGTACTAGTGTTTGTTGTTCCGCCAGGGGGCTTGCTCTCTTTTGTCGTCTGTTACTACGCTTGCAGCAGCAGTAGACAATGGTTAAGCCTAAAAGGGCAATAAAAACGACTACTCCCAAAATGATGCCGATAAAGACTCCAATAGATGCTATTAAAACACTTTCGTCTGAAACATTGTCACCTGTAGAAATAAAAGACATAATTTATTAATAAGCAATTGAGTAAATCTTTTAAGGTTTGTCTTAGAGCTTTCATGAATTCTGGGTATTGGGTCTGCTTGAAAAGGTTTTTCAGTTGGGACAATTCATCATCATTCATGTACATGTTAGTTTATATAAGGAATTATATGTTAGACTTTAGTGAATTTAGGGGtgaactaaaagaaaaagatgtACATGCTTCACATTTTGTGACAGGATTTAAATCAAAAGAATTCTCACCCTCAAACACAAAGTAAAAATCAGGGTTACACCACACTAAACAGAAAATATCCAGTCTAACCCTAGCTACCCTCTCAGATAACTAACCACTGTAACCTAGATACCCTCTTGGATGACTGACCATTGAATTTTCTGAGCTTCAGAGTCCTCACACTTTTGGTGTTAGTCTCGACACTCATTAGCAAACAATCCCATATTAATAATGTTTCTATTTCACTAACAAACTATCACCAATTACTACTGTTTCTGTTTCAGTACCAAATAATCTTCAACTACAATAAATTCTATTTCACCATCAAACTATCCCCAATTACTAGATTCTACTAATTCTGCATACTAACTACCATAAAAACCCCAACAACCGGTGATTCTGTGTCTCACTATCAGACAATCCCCAACTACTACTAATTTTGTATCCTCACTGCTGAACAGTCTACCAAATGATTGAGTAAAGTCACTAGCAAACTATCCTAAACTAATTCCTTAAATTCACTAGCAAACAATCCTTAAATGATTGTGTAAAGTCACTAGAAACTATCCTAAACTAATTCCTTAAGTTCTCTAGCAAACAATCCTTAAATGATTGTGTAAAGTCACTAGCAAACTATCCTAAACTAATTCCTTAAATTCACTAGCAAACAATCCTTAAATGATTGTGTAAAGTCACTAGCAAACTATCCTAAACTAATTCCTTAAATTCACATGCAAACAATCCTTAAATGATTATGTAAAGTCACAAGCAAACACTCCTCAAATGATTGTGTAGAGTCCCTAGCAAACAATCCTCAACTGattgtatcaactcactttttTCTACTTCGATTTCAAATCTGTATCCTCTGTTGGAGTTCAGATCAGATTTTTTAACTTGAATTTTCACAG
This genomic stretch from Biomphalaria glabrata chromosome 4, xgBioGlab47.1, whole genome shotgun sequence harbors:
- the LOC106073519 gene encoding uncharacterized protein LOC106073519, which translates into the protein MVAASFHRSYIFLLLWLQQYYVNPVLANKEVYFNSYGDCSKMEPFDLDDEEYTLKHIGGTFAHETLVCNISFKAPTKFGVCLKFEKLEIEDCKVRINIYRLTKPKENLWRTFDCRLDSMPTHMCTSERAVKIQVKKSDLNSNRGYRFEIEVEKSDNVSDESVLIASIGVFIGIILGVVVFIALLGLTIVYCCCKRSNRRQKRASPLAEQQTLVPTAPPLESLSSPPQLYPKLETPYNPDLPPPYVMSDAPPPPYESEINPLLNPQNDPKITSQSYPQTQTSDDDQTLPLKQ